Proteins from a single region of Carettochelys insculpta isolate YL-2023 chromosome 17, ASM3395843v1, whole genome shotgun sequence:
- the TCF15 gene encoding transcription factor 15, producing MAFTMLRPVAARVLYPDLGLLSEDEETRSESDASDQSYGCCEGLERRRKGARKPGQVGLVKQRQAANARERDRTQSVNTAFTALRTLIPTEPMDRKLSKIETLRLASSYIAHLANVLLLGEGCEDGQPCFSALYGARGERDAAQPRSICTFCLSNQRRGGSRRELGANCLKARGVNPMRVPQR from the exons ATGGCGTTCACCATGCTGCGGCCCGTGGCGGCGCGCGTGCTGTACCCCGACCTCGGCCTGCTCTCGGAGGACGAGGAGACCCGGAGCGAGAGCGACGCCTCGGACCAGTCCTACGGCTGCTGCGAGGGGCTGGAGCGGCGGCGGAAGGGGGCCCGGAAGCCCggccaggtggggctggtgaAGCAGCGGCAGGCGGCCAACGCCCGGGAGCGGGACCGGACCCAGAGCGTCAACACCGCCTTCACGGCGCTGCGCACCCTCATCCCCACCGAGCCCATGGACCGGAAGCTGTCCAAGATCGAGACCCTCCGCCTGGCCTCCAGCTACATCGCCCACCTGGCCAACGTGCTGCTGCTCGGGGAGGGCTGCGAGGACGGGCAGCCCTGCTTCAGCGCCCTCTACGGCGCCCGCGGGGAGCGGGACGCGGCGCAGCCCCGCAGCATCTGCACCTTCTGCCTCAGCAACCAGCGCAGAGGG GGCAGCCGACGGGAGCTGGGGGCCAACTGCCTGAAGGCGCGAGGGGTGAACCCCATGCGGGTGCCGCAGAGATGA